A region of Thermobifida halotolerans DNA encodes the following proteins:
- the rsmH gene encoding 16S rRNA (cytosine(1402)-N(4))-methyltransferase RsmH, giving the protein MGNDDEQRHRDTPEPAHVPVMLERVLDLLAPALREPGSVVVDGTLGLGGHSEALLAAHPGTRLVGVDRDTTALERSRHRLARFGDRVSLAHAVYSDIPRVLDDLGIDRVHGILLDLGVSSPQLDEADRGFAYSYDAPLDMRMDRTQERTAAHVVNTYSAGELTRVLRVYGEERFAARVAQAIVRRRAKEPVRTTGVLADLVRDAIPAAARRTGGNPAKRTFQALRIEVNSELAILERALPAAISRLAVGGRIAVLSYHSLEDRITKRVLAALSTDTTPPGLPVPLPDRQPELRLLTRGAEVPPERETERNPRAASARLRAAERTREP; this is encoded by the coding sequence GTGGGAAACGACGACGAGCAGAGACACCGGGACACTCCCGAACCGGCGCACGTGCCGGTCATGCTGGAGCGGGTCCTCGACCTGCTCGCACCGGCTCTGCGCGAACCCGGCTCGGTCGTCGTGGACGGCACACTCGGCCTCGGCGGCCACTCCGAGGCGCTGCTCGCCGCCCATCCCGGGACCCGCCTGGTGGGCGTGGACCGCGACACCACCGCGCTGGAACGCAGCCGCCACCGGCTGGCCCGCTTCGGCGACCGCGTCAGTCTGGCGCACGCCGTCTACTCCGACATTCCCCGCGTCCTGGACGACCTCGGCATCGACCGGGTCCACGGCATCCTCCTCGACCTGGGCGTGTCCTCCCCCCAACTGGACGAGGCCGACCGCGGCTTCGCCTACTCCTACGACGCGCCCCTGGACATGCGCATGGACCGCACCCAGGAACGCACCGCGGCCCACGTCGTCAACACCTACTCCGCCGGAGAGCTCACCCGCGTCCTCAGGGTCTACGGCGAGGAGCGCTTCGCCGCCCGGGTGGCCCAGGCCATCGTGCGGCGGCGCGCCAAGGAGCCCGTGCGGACCACCGGAGTCCTGGCCGACCTGGTGCGCGACGCCATCCCCGCGGCGGCCCGCCGCACCGGGGGCAACCCGGCCAAGCGGACCTTCCAGGCGCTGCGCATCGAGGTCAACTCCGAGCTCGCCATCCTGGAGCGCGCCCTGCCCGCGGCGATCTCCCGCCTCGCGGTGGGAGGGCGCATCGCGGTGCTGTCCTACCACTCCCTGGAGGACCGCATCACCAAACGCGTCCTGGCCGCGCTGAGCACCGACACCACCCCGCCCGGACTGCCGGTGCCCCTGCCGGACCGGCAGCCGGAACTGCGCCTGCTCACCCGAGGCGCCGAGGTCCCCCCGGAGCGGGAGACCGAACGCAACCCCCGCGCGGCGTCGGCCCGGCTGCGGGCCGCCGAAAGGACACGGGAGCCGTGA
- a CDS encoding peptidoglycan D,D-transpeptidase FtsI family protein: MSTPRDRSPKDPRRPSSSARSRRRPGPRSAEAARRRTAPRPAAGAAPARRPRGGGAAPLRRPFRRRAPQPRIRIMGAILGVVLLLFAVRLVQIQGIDADDYAEAAANLRLATIEIPTVRGDITDASGRPFAMSVEVRTVFVDPAEVRADQRDEVVRELSQRFDLSAEEVAARLDARVDGQPSRYEVVQRGVSVEEWEELDALGLHGVSAERAYKRVYPEQTGAANLVGFVGTEGYGLEGLEAVLDSTLAGEAGQQQVEVGSDGTQIPMAGGLVKEPVPGRTVRLTLDMDLQWYAQQALAERAEELGAEAGNVVVMTRDGQIKAMANYPTYDPNDFASATAEQRRNGAVADAFEPGSTNKAITVAAALEEGVTTPDTVYTVPDSIRRHDLEFRDSHPHPTQRLTVNGIMATSSNVGAIQIAEELGAEKMYEYLRRFGFGQPTGLDLPGENAGILTDPQHWSGTDLPSISFGHSVSVNAVQLAGVYAIVANDGIRVEPTLVAGTVDPDGEFTAAPEPESERVISADTAADLRLMLEGTTGEMGTARQARIDGYRIGGKTGTANRINPETGTYQGGGYVSSFVGIAPVDDPELVVLVVLHNPQEEYYGGEAATPVFTDVMSFALKTMQVPPTGTEAPKLRMEE, translated from the coding sequence TTGAGCACACCGCGTGACCGCAGTCCCAAGGACCCGCGTCGGCCGTCGTCATCGGCGCGCAGCCGACGCCGGCCCGGACCGCGCTCCGCGGAGGCCGCACGGCGGCGCACCGCCCCGAGACCCGCCGCCGGCGCGGCGCCCGCGCGGCGCCCGCGCGGCGGGGGCGCCGCGCCACTGCGCCGCCCGTTCCGCCGCAGGGCGCCCCAGCCGCGCATCAGGATCATGGGGGCCATCCTCGGGGTCGTCCTGCTCCTCTTCGCGGTGCGGCTGGTGCAGATCCAGGGCATCGACGCCGACGACTACGCCGAGGCCGCGGCGAACCTGCGGCTGGCCACCATCGAGATCCCCACCGTCCGCGGTGACATCACCGACGCGTCGGGGCGGCCCTTCGCCATGTCGGTGGAGGTCCGCACCGTCTTCGTCGACCCGGCGGAGGTGCGTGCCGACCAGAGGGACGAGGTCGTCAGGGAGCTGTCCCAGCGGTTCGACCTGAGCGCCGAGGAGGTCGCCGCCCGGCTCGACGCCCGGGTCGACGGCCAGCCGAGCCGCTACGAGGTCGTCCAGCGCGGCGTCTCCGTCGAGGAGTGGGAGGAGCTCGACGCCCTCGGTCTGCACGGCGTCTCCGCCGAACGCGCCTACAAGCGGGTCTACCCCGAGCAGACGGGCGCGGCCAACCTGGTCGGCTTCGTCGGGACCGAGGGGTACGGACTGGAGGGCCTGGAGGCCGTGCTGGACTCGACCCTCGCCGGAGAGGCCGGGCAGCAGCAGGTCGAGGTGGGCAGCGACGGCACCCAGATCCCGATGGCGGGCGGACTGGTCAAGGAACCGGTTCCCGGCCGGACGGTCCGGCTCACCCTGGACATGGACCTGCAGTGGTACGCCCAGCAGGCCCTCGCCGAACGCGCTGAGGAACTGGGCGCCGAGGCCGGGAACGTGGTCGTGATGACCCGCGACGGCCAGATCAAGGCGATGGCGAACTACCCCACCTACGATCCGAACGACTTCGCCTCCGCGACCGCCGAGCAGCGCCGCAACGGCGCGGTCGCCGACGCGTTCGAGCCGGGCAGCACCAACAAGGCCATCACCGTCGCCGCGGCCCTGGAGGAGGGGGTGACCACCCCCGACACCGTCTACACGGTCCCCGACTCCATCCGCCGCCACGACCTGGAGTTCCGCGACTCCCACCCGCACCCGACCCAGCGCCTCACCGTCAACGGGATCATGGCCACCTCCAGCAACGTCGGGGCCATCCAGATCGCCGAGGAGTTGGGCGCGGAGAAGATGTACGAGTACCTGCGCCGGTTCGGCTTCGGCCAGCCCACGGGCCTGGACCTGCCGGGCGAGAACGCGGGGATCCTCACCGATCCGCAGCACTGGTCGGGCACCGACCTTCCGTCCATCTCCTTCGGGCACAGCGTCTCGGTCAACGCCGTGCAACTGGCCGGCGTCTACGCCATCGTCGCCAACGACGGGATCAGGGTGGAGCCCACCCTCGTGGCCGGAACGGTGGACCCCGACGGCGAGTTCACCGCCGCGCCCGAGCCCGAGAGCGAACGGGTGATCAGCGCGGACACCGCCGCCGACCTCAGGCTGATGCTCGAGGGCACCACCGGGGAGATGGGCACCGCCCGGCAGGCCCGCATCGACGGCTACCGGATCGGCGGCAAGACCGGCACCGCCAACCGCATCAACCCGGAGACGGGCACCTACCAGGGCGGCGGCTACGTCAGCTCCTTCGTCGGCATCGCCCCGGTCGACGATCCCGAACTGGTCGTCCTCGTGGTGCTGCACAATCCGCAGGAAGAGTACTACGGCGGCGAGGCGGCCACCCCCGTCTTCACCGACGTGATGTCCTTCGCGCTCAAGACGATGCAGGTGCCGCCGACCGGCACCGAGGCGCCGAAACTGCGCATGGAGGAGTGA
- a CDS encoding UDP-N-acetylmuramoyl-L-alanyl-D-glutamate--2,6-diaminopimelate ligase yields the protein MRPEHVQPRPLSELVPLLGPDAFVTCVDPAEPPLGTVPVPGGPDPEQARDLDAVVVTGITHDSRAVRPGDLYAALPGRRVHGAKFAEQAAKAGAAAVLTDPAGYDRAAATRLPVITVPDPRAVLGDAAAWIYGNPSGELLLVGTTGTSGKTTVSYLVESGLRAAGMRTGLVGTVEMRVDDERVDSSLTTPEATDLHGLFALMREREVDGVAMEVSSHALALGRVDGVRYDVAVFTNLSQDHLDFHADLRDYFDTKARLFTPEFARVAVVNRDDRFGRALVETVTERGAIPVTTFSAESDTEADWYASDVVLEPEGSRFRVVGPGGMEMEASVRLPGPFNVSNAMAAIVALIEAGVPMPTALDGVAAARGVPGRMERIDEGQNFTAIVDYSHKPGAIEAVLTSLRSVTDGRLTIVVGCGGDRDRGKRPLMGEAAARLADAVILTDDNPRSEDPVTIITSMLEGVAKVPVEQRARITVEPDRHTAIEMAVERAKPGDVVVVAGKGHERGQYVGDRVLPFDDRAVLRDALRWRVGGEG from the coding sequence ATGCGACCCGAACACGTCCAGCCACGTCCGTTGTCCGAGCTCGTCCCGCTGTTGGGGCCGGACGCCTTCGTCACGTGCGTCGACCCCGCCGAACCTCCGCTGGGAACCGTGCCGGTCCCCGGGGGCCCCGATCCCGAACAGGCCCGCGACCTCGACGCCGTCGTCGTCACCGGCATCACGCACGACTCCCGCGCGGTGCGCCCCGGAGACCTGTACGCGGCGCTGCCGGGACGGCGCGTCCACGGCGCCAAGTTCGCCGAGCAGGCCGCCAAGGCGGGAGCCGCGGCCGTGCTCACCGACCCGGCCGGGTACGACCGCGCCGCGGCCACCCGACTGCCGGTCATCACCGTCCCCGACCCGCGCGCCGTGCTCGGCGACGCCGCCGCCTGGATCTACGGGAACCCCTCCGGCGAACTGCTGCTGGTCGGCACCACCGGGACCAGCGGCAAGACCACGGTCAGCTACCTGGTGGAGTCGGGACTGCGCGCGGCGGGAATGCGCACCGGACTGGTGGGCACCGTGGAGATGCGGGTGGACGACGAACGGGTCGACTCCTCCCTCACCACCCCCGAGGCCACCGACCTGCACGGGCTGTTCGCCCTCATGCGGGAGCGCGAGGTCGACGGCGTCGCCATGGAGGTCTCCAGCCACGCCCTGGCCCTGGGCCGGGTCGACGGCGTGCGCTACGACGTCGCGGTGTTCACCAACCTCTCCCAGGACCACCTGGACTTCCACGCGGACCTGCGCGACTACTTCGACACCAAGGCACGGCTGTTCACCCCCGAGTTCGCCAGGGTCGCCGTGGTCAACCGGGACGACAGGTTCGGGCGGGCGCTCGTCGAGACGGTCACCGAGCGGGGCGCGATCCCGGTCACCACGTTCTCCGCCGAGAGCGACACGGAGGCGGACTGGTACGCCTCCGACGTCGTGCTCGAACCGGAGGGCAGCCGGTTCCGGGTGGTCGGCCCCGGCGGGATGGAGATGGAGGCCTCGGTGCGGCTGCCCGGACCCTTCAACGTCTCCAACGCCATGGCCGCGATCGTCGCCCTCATCGAGGCGGGCGTCCCGATGCCCACCGCCCTGGACGGGGTGGCGGCGGCCCGGGGCGTGCCCGGCCGGATGGAGCGGATCGACGAGGGGCAGAACTTCACCGCCATCGTCGACTACTCGCACAAGCCCGGCGCGATCGAGGCGGTCCTCACCTCGCTGCGGTCGGTCACCGACGGCAGACTCACCATCGTCGTGGGCTGCGGCGGCGACCGCGACCGGGGAAAACGTCCCCTCATGGGCGAGGCCGCCGCCCGCCTCGCCGACGCGGTCATCCTCACCGACGACAACCCCCGCAGCGAGGACCCGGTCACGATCATCACCAGCATGCTCGAAGGCGTGGCCAAGGTCCCCGTCGAGCAGCGCGCCCGCATCACGGTCGAACCCGACCGGCACACCGCGATCGAGATGGCGGTGGAGCGCGCCAAACCCGGTGACGTCGTCGTCGTGGCCGGTAAAGGCCACGAGCGCGGCCAGTACGTGGGCGACCGGGTGCTGCCCTTCGACGACCGCGCGGTGCTGCGGGACGCGCTGCGCTGGCGGGTCGGCGGGGAGGGCTGA
- a CDS encoding UDP-N-acetylmuramoyl-tripeptide--D-alanyl-D-alanine ligase → MIALTLDRIAEITRSRIRGSAQPTDIVNGPVVIDSRQAVPGSLFVALGGERVDGHDFADAAVSAGATAVLGSRPVDAPQLLVDGGDDEVVAALARLARAVVDELPDADVIGVTGSSGKTTTKDLLAQVLSRIGPTIAPPGSFNNELGHPLTVLRADETTRFIALEVAARGLGHIAHLCRVAPPRIGVVLNVGSAHMGEFGDRATIARAKGELVEALPDADRGGVAVLNADDDAVIGMAARTSARVVSYGLADTADVRAEQVDLDDTGRARFTLAIGGATARVQLRLIGIHQVHNALAVAAVLHELGTGVADIATALGEAGSVSRWRMEVTERADGVTVVNDAYNANPESMGAALRTLATLASERRAFAVLGHMAELGPSHRAEHERIGRLVTESGVDVLVVVGEQAAGIADGAAAVADWPGETLRVADVAEAVAVLRERLRPKDIVMLKGSRVAGLEKVAEQLTVEAAE, encoded by the coding sequence TTGATCGCGCTGACGCTCGATCGGATCGCCGAGATCACCCGATCCCGAATACGCGGATCGGCGCAGCCCACGGACATCGTCAACGGTCCGGTGGTCATCGACTCACGCCAGGCGGTCCCCGGTTCGCTGTTCGTCGCCCTCGGCGGCGAACGGGTCGACGGCCACGACTTCGCCGACGCCGCGGTCAGTGCCGGGGCGACGGCCGTGCTGGGCTCCCGGCCGGTGGACGCGCCCCAGCTGCTGGTCGACGGCGGCGACGACGAGGTCGTGGCGGCCCTGGCGCGGCTGGCCCGCGCGGTCGTGGACGAACTGCCCGACGCCGACGTCATCGGGGTCACCGGCTCGTCCGGGAAGACCACCACCAAGGACCTGCTGGCCCAGGTGCTGTCCCGGATCGGCCCCACGATCGCCCCGCCCGGATCGTTCAACAACGAACTCGGCCATCCGCTGACCGTCCTGCGCGCGGACGAGACCACCCGCTTCATCGCGCTGGAGGTCGCCGCCCGCGGTCTGGGACACATCGCGCACCTGTGCCGGGTGGCGCCGCCGCGCATCGGCGTCGTGCTCAACGTCGGCAGCGCCCACATGGGCGAGTTCGGCGACCGCGCGACCATCGCCCGGGCCAAGGGCGAACTCGTCGAGGCGCTGCCCGACGCCGACCGGGGCGGCGTGGCGGTCCTCAACGCCGACGACGACGCGGTGATCGGCATGGCCGCGCGCACCTCGGCCCGGGTGGTCAGCTACGGCCTGGCCGACACCGCCGACGTGCGGGCCGAGCAGGTCGACCTGGACGACACGGGACGTGCCCGCTTCACCCTCGCCATCGGCGGCGCCACGGCCCGGGTGCAACTGCGGCTGATCGGTATCCACCAGGTGCACAACGCCCTGGCCGTCGCCGCGGTGCTGCACGAACTGGGAACGGGCGTCGCCGACATCGCCACGGCCCTGGGCGAGGCGGGCTCCGTGAGCCGCTGGCGCATGGAGGTCACCGAACGGGCGGACGGGGTGACCGTCGTCAACGACGCCTACAACGCCAACCCCGAATCCATGGGCGCGGCACTGCGTACGCTGGCCACGCTGGCCTCCGAGCGCCGCGCCTTCGCGGTGCTGGGCCACATGGCCGAGCTCGGCCCGTCCCACCGGGCCGAGCACGAGCGCATCGGACGACTCGTGACCGAGAGCGGGGTGGACGTCCTCGTTGTCGTCGGCGAGCAGGCGGCGGGCATCGCGGACGGAGCCGCGGCCGTCGCCGACTGGCCGGGCGAGACCCTGAGGGTCGCCGATGTCGCGGAAGCGGTCGCGGTGCTCAGGGAGCGCCTGAGACCCAAGGACATCGTCATGTTGAAGGGATCACGAGTGGCCGGGCTGGAGAAGGTAGCCGAGCAGCTGACCGTGGAGGCCGCCGAATGA
- the mraY gene encoding phospho-N-acetylmuramoyl-pentapeptide-transferase: MTGIIAAAGLSLLVSFILMPPLIKILYRFKFGQEIRDDGPQGHKTKQGTPTMGGIVIILGAVIGYFGAHGVTMTPPTVSGVLVLFLFVGLGCVGFLDDFIKIYKRRSLGLRSGAKMLGQVIVGVGFAVGVTMFPNSYTYTPGSTHLSLLRDFGPPMAVWLFVIWALLLIVATSNAVNLTDGLDGLATGATILSLVAYVIIGNWQLRQSCVNALEPNCYTVRDPLDLAVVAAAALGGCIAFLWFNAPPAKIFMGDTGSLALGGLLVGLAITTRTQLLLLVIGGLFVLITASVIIQVGSFRLTGKRVFRMAPLQHHFELKGWAETTIVIRFWIIQGLFVAAAIALFYLEWMPR, encoded by the coding sequence ATGACCGGCATCATCGCCGCCGCGGGGCTGTCCCTGCTGGTGTCCTTCATCCTCATGCCACCGCTGATCAAGATTCTGTACCGGTTCAAGTTCGGACAGGAGATCCGCGACGACGGCCCCCAGGGCCACAAGACCAAGCAGGGCACGCCCACCATGGGCGGTATCGTCATCATCCTGGGCGCGGTCATCGGCTACTTCGGCGCGCACGGGGTGACGATGACCCCCCCGACCGTCTCGGGCGTGCTGGTGCTCTTCCTGTTCGTCGGGCTGGGCTGCGTCGGCTTCCTCGACGACTTCATCAAGATCTACAAGCGCCGCAGCCTGGGCCTGCGCAGCGGAGCCAAGATGCTCGGCCAGGTCATCGTGGGTGTCGGGTTCGCCGTCGGCGTCACCATGTTCCCCAACTCCTACACCTACACGCCCGGCTCCACCCACCTGTCGCTGCTGCGCGACTTCGGCCCGCCCATGGCGGTGTGGCTGTTCGTGATCTGGGCGCTGCTGCTGATCGTGGCCACATCCAACGCGGTCAACCTCACCGACGGCCTCGACGGCCTGGCCACCGGGGCGACGATCCTCTCCCTGGTCGCCTACGTCATCATCGGCAACTGGCAGCTACGGCAGAGCTGCGTCAACGCCCTCGAACCCAACTGCTACACCGTGCGCGACCCCCTGGACCTGGCGGTCGTGGCCGCGGCGGCGCTGGGCGGCTGCATCGCCTTCCTCTGGTTCAACGCACCCCCCGCCAAGATCTTCATGGGCGACACCGGCTCCCTGGCGCTGGGCGGCCTGCTGGTCGGTCTGGCCATCACCACCCGCACCCAGTTGCTGCTGCTGGTCATCGGCGGACTGTTCGTCCTCATCACCGCGTCGGTGATCATCCAGGTCGGCTCGTTCCGACTCACCGGCAAGCGGGTGTTCCGCATGGCTCCGCTGCAGCACCACTTCGAACTCAAGGGGTGGGCCGAGACCACCATCGTGATCCGCTTCTGGATCATCCAGGGCCTGTTCGTGGCCGCCGCGATCGCCCTGTTCTACCTGGAATGGATGCCTCGATAA
- the murD gene encoding UDP-N-acetylmuramoyl-L-alanine--D-glutamate ligase: protein MSDTAMELGGRRVCVTGLGVSGPPVARALLERGARVTVVEGRDDEANRQRARKLRELGAAVELGEVGLPEGTELVVTSPGWRPDAPVLVAAADAGIEVIGDVELAWRLRPADQVWLAVTGTNGKTTTVRMLEAMLRADGRRALAVGNVGTPVIDAALADGPDRHDVLAVELSSFQLHWSATLRPHAAAIVNIAPDHLDWHGGMEPYAAAKAKIYGAGTVRVVNTADPLIRGLAETHGDPAAPLVGFGLGVPRAGELGVVEDLLVDRAFVPDPRTGAVELASLADVTPAAPHNVANALAAAALARSVGVAPDAVRTGLRDFRPEPHRIAHVATVDGVDYVNDSKATNAHAAAASLAAYPSVVWVAGGLLKGADVSDLVAAASDRLRGAVLLGEDRQRLREALEKHAPHVPVVDVARTDGGAMAEIVAAAARLARRGDTVLLAPAAASMDMFTNYAERGDAFAREVRALLD, encoded by the coding sequence ATGAGCGACACCGCGATGGAGCTGGGGGGACGCCGGGTCTGCGTGACCGGACTGGGGGTCTCCGGACCCCCGGTCGCCCGGGCGCTGCTGGAGCGGGGCGCCCGCGTCACGGTCGTGGAGGGCCGCGACGACGAGGCGAACCGGCAGCGCGCCCGAAAGCTGCGGGAACTCGGCGCCGCCGTGGAACTCGGTGAGGTCGGCCTCCCCGAGGGCACCGAACTCGTGGTCACCTCTCCCGGCTGGCGGCCCGACGCGCCCGTGCTGGTCGCGGCGGCCGACGCCGGGATCGAGGTGATCGGCGACGTCGAACTCGCCTGGCGGCTGCGGCCCGCCGACCAGGTCTGGCTGGCCGTCACCGGCACCAACGGCAAGACCACCACGGTGCGCATGCTGGAGGCGATGCTGCGCGCGGACGGACGCCGCGCCCTGGCCGTGGGCAACGTGGGCACCCCCGTCATCGACGCGGCGCTCGCCGACGGCCCCGACCGCCACGACGTGCTCGCGGTGGAGTTGTCCAGCTTCCAACTGCACTGGTCGGCCACGCTGCGCCCGCACGCCGCCGCGATCGTCAACATCGCCCCCGACCACCTGGACTGGCACGGCGGAATGGAGCCCTACGCCGCGGCCAAGGCGAAGATCTACGGGGCGGGCACCGTCCGGGTGGTCAACACCGCCGACCCGCTCATCCGCGGACTCGCCGAGACCCACGGCGACCCCGCCGCCCCGCTGGTCGGCTTCGGACTGGGCGTGCCGCGCGCAGGCGAGCTCGGCGTGGTCGAGGACCTGCTGGTGGACCGGGCGTTCGTCCCCGACCCGCGCACCGGGGCCGTGGAACTGGCCTCGCTGGCCGACGTCACCCCCGCCGCGCCGCACAACGTCGCCAACGCCCTGGCCGCCGCGGCGCTGGCCCGCTCCGTCGGGGTGGCCCCCGACGCGGTGCGCACGGGACTGCGCGACTTCCGCCCCGAGCCGCACCGCATCGCCCACGTCGCCACCGTCGACGGCGTCGACTACGTCAACGACTCCAAGGCCACCAACGCGCACGCCGCCGCCGCGTCCCTGGCCGCCTACCCCTCGGTGGTGTGGGTGGCCGGGGGGCTGCTCAAGGGCGCGGACGTCTCCGACCTGGTGGCGGCCGCGTCCGACCGGCTGCGCGGGGCCGTGCTGCTGGGCGAGGACCGGCAGCGGCTGCGCGAGGCGCTGGAGAAGCACGCGCCGCACGTGCCGGTCGTCGACGTGGCGCGCACCGACGGCGGCGCGATGGCCGAGATCGTCGCCGCGGCGGCCCGGCTCGCCCGGAGGGGCGACACCGTGCTGCTGGCCCCCGCCGCGGCCTCCATGGACATGTTCACCAACTACGCCGAGCGCGGCGACGCGTTCGCCCGCGAGGTCCGCGCACTGCTCGACTGA
- the ftsW gene encoding putative lipid II flippase FtsW — MAATTSVSPAARGGAVRARRRPKRRSWGGAGTGRVREFARLLDRPLTSYYLLFGSSVLLIVLGLVMVLSSSMVDSYTETGSAFSLFLKQAVAALIGIPLMLLASHLPVRTLRLLGGPLLLVSVLLLVLTVFQGVEYYGATRWLEIGGVTVQASEPAKLAFALWGANVLARREELRELTEWRHLMMPLLPGCGILVLLVLMGSDLGTSFVLMAIFVALLWIIGAPGRLFLGVVGLVGLLVAIMIAVEPYRLKRLTAFLNPESDPLNSGYQLLHGLYALGTGGLFGVGIGASREKWGHLPHPESDFIFAIIGEEFGLLGTLLVVGLFGVLGYSGLRVAARAADPFVRLAAVAVTTWICVQAMVNIGTVIGVLPITGIPLPFVSAGGSALIPTMLGMGILLALARNEPDARAALAARGPTYAQRALSWLGLGNGAGLGSAGANRASKTRPTQVQARRNRRR; from the coding sequence ATGGCGGCCACGACATCGGTTTCCCCGGCCGCCCGGGGCGGGGCCGTCCGCGCGCGGCGGCGCCCGAAGCGCCGGTCGTGGGGCGGTGCCGGGACCGGCCGCGTCCGCGAGTTCGCCAGACTGCTGGACCGCCCCCTCACCTCCTACTACCTGCTGTTCGGCAGCAGTGTCCTGCTCATCGTGCTCGGCCTGGTCATGGTGCTGTCGTCGTCGATGGTCGACTCCTACACCGAGACCGGGTCGGCGTTCTCCCTCTTCCTCAAGCAGGCGGTCGCCGCGCTCATCGGGATTCCGCTGATGCTGCTCGCCTCCCACCTGCCGGTGCGGACGCTGCGGCTGCTGGGCGGCCCCCTGCTGCTGGTCTCCGTCCTCCTGCTGGTCCTGACCGTCTTCCAGGGCGTCGAGTACTACGGCGCCACCCGGTGGCTGGAGATCGGAGGCGTCACCGTGCAGGCCTCCGAACCCGCCAAGCTCGCCTTCGCCCTGTGGGGGGCGAACGTGCTCGCCCGCAGGGAGGAGTTGCGGGAGCTCACCGAGTGGCGGCACCTGATGATGCCGCTGCTGCCGGGGTGCGGGATCCTCGTGCTGCTCGTGCTGATGGGCAGCGACCTGGGCACCTCGTTCGTCCTGATGGCGATCTTCGTGGCGCTGCTGTGGATCATCGGGGCGCCCGGCCGCCTGTTCCTCGGCGTGGTCGGACTGGTCGGGCTGCTCGTCGCCATCATGATCGCCGTGGAGCCCTACCGGCTGAAGCGCCTGACCGCCTTCCTCAACCCCGAGTCCGACCCGCTCAACAGCGGCTACCAGTTGCTGCACGGCCTCTACGCGCTGGGCACCGGCGGGCTGTTCGGGGTCGGCATCGGCGCCAGCCGGGAGAAGTGGGGACACCTGCCGCACCCGGAGAGCGACTTCATCTTCGCCATCATCGGCGAGGAGTTCGGACTGCTCGGCACGCTCCTGGTCGTCGGACTCTTCGGAGTCCTCGGCTACTCGGGGCTGCGCGTGGCGGCCCGGGCCGCCGACCCGTTCGTGCGCCTGGCGGCGGTGGCGGTCACCACGTGGATCTGCGTCCAGGCGATGGTCAACATCGGCACCGTCATCGGTGTGCTGCCCATTACGGGAATCCCGCTGCCCTTCGTCTCGGCGGGGGGTTCGGCGCTCATTCCCACGATGCTGGGCATGGGAATCCTGCTCGCGCTCGCCAGGAACGAGCCCGACGCGCGTGCGGCGCTGGCGGCTCGGGGTCCTACATATGCGCAAAGGGCTCTAAGCTGGCTTGGCCTGGGTAACGGCGCGGGCCTCGGGTCCGCAGGCGCCAACCGGGCTTCCAAGACACGCCCGACGCAGGTTCAAGCGAGGAGGAATCGGCGACGATGA